The nucleotide window TGGATAAGGACGGCGGAGTCCTCCGGAATGGGATTACTTATCTGGACCAGCGGGGACCGGAAACGGCGGAATATATCCGCGGCAGAATGGACGACAGGTATCTCCATGGGCTGACCGGCGTGCCGGTGAATCCGATGTACACCTTGAACCGCTGTATCTGGCTGAAGGAGCATCAGCCGGAGATTGTGGAAAAGACTGCCCATTATTTTATGTTCGGCGATTATATCACATATATGCTGACCGGGCAAAGGGTGATCGACCAGTCCAGCGCCTCCAGGACCATGCTGTTTGACGCGGGAAACCTGGAGTGGTCCCGGGAGATCGGGGAGAAATTCGGGGTGCCTGTGGAGAAGTTCTCCCCGGTGGCATCCACAGGTGCGGTAGTCGGAAGGATACGGAAGGAACTGGCGGAAGAAATCGGGCTTCCGTATGATCTGAAGATAGTCCTGGGATGCCATGACCAGTGCAGCGCCCTTTTAGGGTCAGGCGCCGTGAAGCCGGGCGATATCATGGCCGGCGAGGGATCCACGGAAAGCATCAATCTGATCATTCATAAAGAAAATTTTAATGATTCTTTCTTTGAAAATCAGCTTTGCTTTGAGCCTTATATTCAGCCGGGACAGTATATCATTCCCGTTGGACAGCTGTCCCATGGCACCAGCATACGGTGGTTCGTAAACGAGTTCGGCGCGGATTTTAAGGCGGAGAGAAGCGGGCTGTCCTCAGGAATGGGCGGCAGGAAAGTGGCTTTGGTGAAGCCGGAGAACGCGGGAAAGAGCATTTACGATCTGGCGAATGAATACTGTGCGCCGGATTCAGGCGATGTGTATTTTCTTCCTTATCTCTCCAGGGTAAAAAGCATGGACGCGTCAAATCAGGCTCTGGGAGTGTTCCTCGGGCTGGATGTGAACACAGGCCGGGCGCAGATGTACCGGGCGCTTCTGGAAGGACTGTGCTTCGAATCCAGGACCTGCTTTGATACGCTAAAGAAGGTGGGGCTTCCCATCCATAAAATAGTGGCTTCCGGAGGATGCTCCAAATCTCCGCTGTTCATGCAGATGAAAGCCGACGTGCTGCGCCAGCCCATTCATATTCTGGACAATCCGGACGCGGGCATCACAGGACTGGCCATGATCTGCGCGGTGGCCGACGGGGCTTATAAAAATTATGAAGAAGCCGCGGAGGTATTTGTCAAGACGGCGAGAGGATATGCTCCGGAAAACGATTATCAGGAAAAGTATGAGAAATACTGCCTGATCCGTGAAACAATGAAAGAGCTTTATCAGAAACTATAAAATTGAGAAAGACGCCGCGGCATAAAGGCCGCAGCGTCTTTTGCGTGTATGGAAGTTGGAAGCAGAGTACAAAATACTTTTTGAATATATTCTTTCACCCCTTTCCCATGTCTTGAGTTACATGATATAATGAAGGAAATGGAAATGGCCGCGGGCAATTTCCGGGAAAGGAACGGGATATTTCATGAATCTGAAAGCAAAGCAGGCAAGGGACATCCTTTTGAGCCTGGCGGGAGACTTGGCCGGCGGGTTTTTATATGCGCTTGGGATTTATTTTTTTGCAAAAAGCGCAGATTTTGCGCCAGGAGGGATTTCCGGTCTGGCCCTGATGGCCAATTATCTGTTTCACCTTCCCATAGGTGTGACCACCCTTTTGCTCAACGTGCCGCTTGTTTTGCTGAGCTATAAAATCTTAGGGAAGAAGTTCCTGGCGAAATCCTTCTTTTCCATGGCGGTCTGCACCATATTTCTGGATGTGATATTTCCTCATTTTCCCATATATACCGGAAGCCCGATCATGGCGGCCCTGTATTCCGGCGTGTGTCTTGGCGCCGGACTGGCTATTTTCTACATGCACGGTTCGTCCTCCGGAGGTACGGATTTTCTGACTATCTCCATCAAGGTCCTGAGGCCCCACCTGTCCATCGGAATGGTGACCATGAGCATTGATCTGGTGGTGATCTTGCTCGGATGGCCGGTATTTGGAAAGCTGGATGCGGTCCTGTACGGCCTTCTGTCCACCTTTATGGCGTCCATTGTGATCGACAAGATCATGTACGGGACCGGAGCGGGCAAGCTGGTCATCATCATCTCCGGCAGGGGAAGCGATATCGCGGCGGGTATCGGTGAAAGCTTTGAAAGAGGATCGACGATGATTCGGGCGATCGGGACCTATTCCAAAGAAGAACGGGAGGTGCTTTTGTGCGCCTGTTCCAAGGTGGAGGCGTATAAAGTGCGGCGTCTGGTAAATCAGGTCGACAGCGATGCTTTTGTTATGGTCATGGAGACCAATGAGGTATTCGGGGAAGGATTCAAGGCCCTGGATGTGAAAAAAGATATTCTTGGATAAGGAGGATGACATGAAGAAGGTTAAAATCACCATATTGAAAACGACACTGGATGAGGAATTGGCCAGAGAATATGGGGCGGAAGGGCTGGCGGCCTGTCCCATGATGAAAAAAGGGCAGGTTTTCTATGCGGATTATGCGAAGCCGGACGGTTTCTGTGACGAAGCCTGGAAAGCCATATACCAATATGTATTTGCATTGTCCCACGGGGCGGGAGACGGAGTTTTTTACTATGGCGACTGGATCAGGAAACCGGGCGTGGCCATCTGCAGCTGCAACGACGGTCTCCGCCCGGTGATCATGAAGCTGGAGGCTACCGCAGAGGAGTCGAAGATTGACTATACCCCGGTCCGCTGAGCCTTTGAAATACATACGCGCTGCTTTTATTTTGCTTTTGGATATTCGTTGCAGAGCAGGCGGTAAGGCGCTTCGTCTTCTTCAATAGTAGGAAAACGGCCCAGTTTTTCGTAGAAGCGGTTGTCCGTATTGTCATCGTTGCACATGGATACTTCTCCGATCAATACGGCGCCGGTTCCGGGCTCTACGCTGAAATCATGATACATATACGGGTAAATGGTAATGCTTTCTCCGGGCCTTAAGCGGACCTGGGTGCCGGCGGGGACGGTGTATTTGTGTCCGTCAGTGTGGACAGTCACATCTTCGTCCGAGTATTTTCCCTCATCATTCCGGTCAGCCATATATACGCGGATCAGAACGTTTCCGCCGCCGCGGTTGATGATATCTTCCATCTTGGTCCAGTGAAAGTGCATCGGCGCATACTGTCCTTCATTGACCATCAGAAGCTTTTCTGCATATACTTTGGGATACTGATCCTTTTTATGCTGATTTCCGTTGCGGATGGTGACGAGGGAGAAGCCAAGGGTATCAAAATGCCCTTCACCGTAATCGGTGATATCCCATCCGAGCATATTGTCCCGGATTTCATCGTATTCGTGATCCTTGTTCTTCCATTCCTCCGGTGTCCAGCCGAAGAAAGGGGGGAGCTCAAAATGGTGCTCTTTTATGAGAGCTTCCATGGCTTTGATCGCTTTGTTGATTTCAGAACGTTTCATGGCAGAATTCCTCCTGAAGTATGATTTTATATGGTAAATATTGTTAAGACAACTATATCATGTAAAGGAATTGATTGTCAATTGGATTGACAAATAGATGTTGATTCTAAATAGTAATAGAAGTGAAATTGAGAGAAGATATGGAATATATGCACAATACGGCGATGGATATGAGCGGATGGTGGAGATGAGAACGCGGACAACGATCAATGCGGAAGAAATGAAATACAACAACAGGGGAAGAATCCTGGATCATATCAGCAGGGAGCCCCTTTCCAGGGCGGAGCTCTCCAGGAGGACAGGACTGACCAGGGCGGGCGTGAGCAGGATCATGGACGAGCTGCTGGAAGAAGGGCTGGTCCGGGAATATGATCCTGTGGCGGGATCCGTAGGCCGAAAGCCTGTGGCTGTGGGCCTCAATGGTTCCCGCTATTATATCATAAGCCTGTGCCTGGAACGAAATTGTGCCACACTGGCACTGTGTGATTTTTCCGGACAGCCGCTCGTATCGGAGAGGCATAAGAGAGCCGGAGGCGCCAGAGACAGCGGAGAGGCAATGGAATTTTTTGCGGAGCGTATACAGGCCATGATAAGGGAAAAGAGACCGGCGGGAGAGCTTTTGGGAATGGGGATCATGGCGCCGGGTCCGCTTAACAGCAGGAGAGGACAGATATTGAATCCGCCGAATTTCCCACTTTGGCAGGGTGTAGAGATTGCAGATTATTATAAGAAGGAATTCTCTTGCCCCGTTTTTCTGGAGCAGAACGCCAGCGCTTATGCTCTGGCAGAGAACCGGTTTGGACTGAAAGGGAAGTATGAAACCTTTCTGGAGCTTTTGGTGGATACCGGACTGGGGGGAGGCCTGATCCTGGGAGGAGGCCTGTGGCCGGAGGGGAGAGGAAGTGAGTTCGGGCATATGACGATCGATATCCACGGGCCAAAGTGCAGCTGCGGGAATACCGGATGCGCCGAGTTATACGCGTCCATCCCCAATATCGTGGAAGCCGCGAAGAAAAGGGACAGGAGGCTCGACAGCTGGAGAGAAATCGTGCATCTTGCCGAGGCCGGGGATGAAGCCGGCCGTTCTGTCATATGGGAAGAGGCAGGCTATCTGTCGTCACTGATCGTAAATATGGTCAATATTCTGGATATCCAGGCGGTGGTGCTGAATGGGGAGATCACCTACAAGCCGGAGCTGCTGCTGAGTGCCCTTCAGAAAAAGGTGAGAGAGCAGGCGATGGAAGGCAGAGGCAGGGCAGAGATCCTGGTTACAATGCTGCCGGAGGACAAAGAAGCCGTGAGCGGCGCCAACCTGGTGCTGGAACAGTATATCCGGCGGAGCGAAAGCGGAGGAAGCATACGTTGTTCTTGATTTTTTACAGGGAATCAAGTACAATAAGGGTCTGAAAGAATGTAAACGAAATTCCGATGGAAGTTGACGGTGGTTTATGGGCATCATTAAGACGAAGAATCTGGTATATAACTATATAAAACGTGATGAAGAAGAAAAAATAGAAGAAGTCAGCGAAGCGGTCAAGAATGTGAGCCTGGATATTAAAGAAGGGGAGTTCGTGGCTATCCTGGGACATAACGGATCGGGCAAATCTACTCTTGCCAAACATATGAATGCTTTGCTGCTGCCGACGGAAGGCACCATTTGGATTGGGGGCAGGGATTCTCTGGATGAGGACAACCTCTGGAATATCCGGCAGACTGCCGGAATGGTGTTTCAGAATCCGGACAATCAGATCATCGCCAGCGTGGTAGAGGAAGACGTGGGATTTGGACCGGAGAATATCGGTGTGCCCACAGATGAAATCTGGAAGCGGGTCGATGAATGCCTGAAAGCGGTGGGGATGAGCGCGTACCGCACTCATTCACCCAACCGCCTGTCAGGCGGACAGAAGCAG belongs to Qiania dongpingensis and includes:
- a CDS encoding FGGY-family carbohydrate kinase — encoded protein: MKAVYIGLDVGTSGCKAALVDRSGKILAMARREYGFESPEPGMVELNPATVWNAVKETLAEAASPEVEIRMLAVSSIGEAVVMVDKDGGVLRNGITYLDQRGPETAEYIRGRMDDRYLHGLTGVPVNPMYTLNRCIWLKEHQPEIVEKTAHYFMFGDYITYMLTGQRVIDQSSASRTMLFDAGNLEWSREIGEKFGVPVEKFSPVASTGAVVGRIRKELAEEIGLPYDLKIVLGCHDQCSALLGSGAVKPGDIMAGEGSTESINLIIHKENFNDSFFENQLCFEPYIQPGQYIIPVGQLSHGTSIRWFVNEFGADFKAERSGLSSGMGGRKVALVKPENAGKSIYDLANEYCAPDSGDVYFLPYLSRVKSMDASNQALGVFLGLDVNTGRAQMYRALLEGLCFESRTCFDTLKKVGLPIHKIVASGGCSKSPLFMQMKADVLRQPIHILDNPDAGITGLAMICAVADGAYKNYEEAAEVFVKTARGYAPENDYQEKYEKYCLIRETMKELYQKL
- a CDS encoding YitT family protein, whose protein sequence is MNLKAKQARDILLSLAGDLAGGFLYALGIYFFAKSADFAPGGISGLALMANYLFHLPIGVTTLLLNVPLVLLSYKILGKKFLAKSFFSMAVCTIFLDVIFPHFPIYTGSPIMAALYSGVCLGAGLAIFYMHGSSSGGTDFLTISIKVLRPHLSIGMVTMSIDLVVILLGWPVFGKLDAVLYGLLSTFMASIVIDKIMYGTGAGKLVIIISGRGSDIAAGIGESFERGSTMIRAIGTYSKEEREVLLCACSKVEAYKVRRLVNQVDSDAFVMVMETNEVFGEGFKALDVKKDILG
- a CDS encoding TIGR04076 family protein; this translates as MKKVKITILKTTLDEELAREYGAEGLAACPMMKKGQVFYADYAKPDGFCDEAWKAIYQYVFALSHGAGDGVFYYGDWIRKPGVAICSCNDGLRPVIMKLEATAEESKIDYTPVR
- a CDS encoding D-lyxose/D-mannose family sugar isomerase, translating into MKRSEINKAIKAMEALIKEHHFELPPFFGWTPEEWKNKDHEYDEIRDNMLGWDITDYGEGHFDTLGFSLVTIRNGNQHKKDQYPKVYAEKLLMVNEGQYAPMHFHWTKMEDIINRGGGNVLIRVYMADRNDEGKYSDEDVTVHTDGHKYTVPAGTQVRLRPGESITIYPYMYHDFSVEPGTGAVLIGEVSMCNDDNTDNRFYEKLGRFPTIEEDEAPYRLLCNEYPKAK
- a CDS encoding ROK family transcriptional regulator, whose product is MRTRTTINAEEMKYNNRGRILDHISREPLSRAELSRRTGLTRAGVSRIMDELLEEGLVREYDPVAGSVGRKPVAVGLNGSRYYIISLCLERNCATLALCDFSGQPLVSERHKRAGGARDSGEAMEFFAERIQAMIREKRPAGELLGMGIMAPGPLNSRRGQILNPPNFPLWQGVEIADYYKKEFSCPVFLEQNASAYALAENRFGLKGKYETFLELLVDTGLGGGLILGGGLWPEGRGSEFGHMTIDIHGPKCSCGNTGCAELYASIPNIVEAAKKRDRRLDSWREIVHLAEAGDEAGRSVIWEEAGYLSSLIVNMVNILDIQAVVLNGEITYKPELLLSALQKKVREQAMEGRGRAEILVTMLPEDKEAVSGANLVLEQYIRRSESGGSIRCS
- a CDS encoding energy-coupling factor transporter ATPase, with amino-acid sequence MGIIKTKNLVYNYIKRDEEEKIEEVSEAVKNVSLDIKEGEFVAILGHNGSGKSTLAKHMNALLLPTEGTIWIGGRDSLDEDNLWNIRQTAGMVFQNPDNQIIASVVEEDVGFGPENIGVPTDEIWKRVDECLKAVGMSAYRTHSPNRLSGGQKQRVAIAGVMAMEPKCIVLDEPTAMLDPNGRREVIRTVLELNEKKGITVILITHYMEEVIHADRIIVMDEGEIVMEGVPEEIFSRVEELKKYRLDVPQVTELAYELRKKGVPMRPCILTVEEFVTEIMDTYRKHSE